The sequence AAATCAAAGTAGCGTTAATTTGGTGAACTAGTGACACTCGGTTCTCATCCTACATCACATTGTTAAAATATTGCATGTTCCCTGCCAATGGTTTCATCCAACTGCATCATCAAATGCTCATATGAGAGCATATATGCTATTGCTATTGAGGACAACCACTAAATGACTGTATGCTTAGCAAGCAAACATTGCCAATACTGCTTTGATCCTTAAGTTCCAATTCAAGATAGACATCTATGCCAATTAATCTGACACACATTGTACTTAAACTTATTGGTCTTGTTGTTTTGCTGTAATTGTTTTGTTTCACCTAAGTACTTGATTCTTCTTTTGCAGAAACCTGGTGGAATTATTGCCCTTCTGGATGAAGCTTGGTATGGATGTTTGATGATATTCCCTTTTTTAGTTGCCATTTTGCAATTGTATAGGACTCTAATCTATCTAATTAACTTTTGACCGTCTACATTTGCAATTGTGTTACAGTATGTTGCCGAGATCGACACATGAAACATTTGCTCAGAAATTGTATCAAACTTACAAAAATCACAAGCGCTTTGCTAAGCCAAAATTATCTCGGTCAGACTTCACCATATGCCATTACGCTGGAGATGTATGTATGGATTGTTTTGCATTTTTTTACAGCATTCACTGTACCAACCCTGATATGAAAGCATGGTTTTGTGTAGGTCACCTATCAAACGGAATTATTTCTGGACAAGAACAAAGATTATGTTGTTGCTGAGCATCAGGCTTTGTTGAGTGCTTCAAAATGTGCATTTGTTTCAGGCCTTTTCCCTTTTCTATCTGAGGATTCCTCAAAATCTTCAAAGTTTTCATCCATTGGTTCTAGGTTCAAGGTGAATAAATGGCCTCCTCTCAGTGCTTCAATGTGATTTCAGTTGAGATAAAGTCTTAATATTTTTGTTGCTCATGTGCAGCAACAATTGCAATCTCTGTTGGAAACTCTGAGTGCAACTGAGCCACACTACATCCGCTGTGTAAAACCCAATAATTTGTTGAAGCCTGCAATTTTTGAGAACCAGAacgttcttcagcaactcagatgTGGAGTAAGATTTTCTATTAGTATTTTATTTTGGCTTGCAGGTTAGTATTTACATTGTTGGGGGTACTATTATTGGCTTGCCTCAGGGAGTTATGGAGGCGATTAGGATCAGTTGTGCTGGATATCCGACCAGAAGAACATTCTATGAATTTATAGACCGTTTTGGTATTCTTGCGCCTGATGTTTTGAGTGGAAGGTGAATCACAAGTGCATATCTTACTGTGCTCTTAATTTTTATTTGGAGAGGCCTAAATGTTGTTCTGGTTTGTTGCGACTGTTGTAGTTCTGATGAGGTCAGTGCTGTAAGGAGGTTGTTGGACAAGATAGATCTTCAAGGTTACCAGGTAATGGATGTTAATTTAAAAAAATCTAAATTCATCTGTAAATTATATAAAAAAACTCGGCTGGGGAGGGAATGACCTTCCTCCCGGTATTAtactaagaagagaccgaaacaatggtcccggccgagaaaatcccTAACGGGCCAGCATCAACCATCCACTCTGCAATGGTCCAACCGGAGGGTGACGCACAGGACATCGTAACCTAAGAGCGGATGGGGCacgaggggattttttaaccaagccagaaAATTCGCCCTCGAGGGGAATTGAACCCGAGACTTGGTtgtgctactcggaagcctttAACCAttaggctagaggccctttcgcatcTGTAAATTATATAGGTTGTTTCAGCACTGTTGATATGTGGCTTTTGTTACTTTATAATTATACCTTTTAGTCTTGTCAATGATTACAAAGGTAATTCATCTAACTATTATGTAGTGTGTCTGAAGTCTGAACTTCAAAAGTACTCCATCCCATAGAGTGTCATTCTCACTTCTCGATAAGTCAAACATTTTCAACTTTGACTAAATATTGAAATATATAAGGAAATATTAATATTTATGGTGCATAATTAGTACCATTAGATGAATTGTTGAATAAATTTTCATAATAAACTTATTTCAAATGCTGTTTGCTGATTGTGGAACAGCACCATTTGAAGTATCTTTTATCGAACACGCATGAGAGCTGCACATCTTTTATATTAGAGAGAAAAAGAAGGGGAAAGAAACCCCATACAAGAGAACCTGAAAATACCACCCATAAACTTTTTTTTCTCAAACACACTGGAGTGGTGCACATTTTTCTATTAAATagaaaaaggagagggaaagagacCCCTTACAGGACATTCTATATACCTTCACTAGGAGATAAAAGACCCTATAGAAATTACCACCCACGAACCTTTACATATGATAATATACATGCTAGAATCGTGAATCTATGTGCAAGAAGGATACACGCTCTCCCATATATCTACTTGTGTAGGCTGTAGGGTGAACATTGAAGATATTTAAAATATAATTACCTATGAGTGAGCCTTTTTTTCCCAtgcaagttggggtaggctagtgATGGATCTCATCGAGAACCACAAATTTTGATAGAAAACATGTGAAATTAAAATATTAATAGCAATTAGATCGTCCCTtcagcgaaagggcctctagcataatggttaaggcttccgagtagcacctccaggtcTGGGTTCGATCCCCCTCGAGGGCGAATTTTctagcttggttaaaaaaattccCTCGTTGTGGCCCGCCCGCTCACGGGTTACGTCCTGCGTGCCACCCTCCggctgggccgttgcagagtgggcggtgacggcccgctagtgatgggggGGGGCAGGGTTCGGGGATTCTCTCGGTCGGGACCATGTTTcgatttcttcttaatataataccggaagTGCGGTCTTTCCCTACCCAGCTGAGCTTGGTCGGGACTATGTTTCGATCTCTTCTTAATGTAATACCGGAAGTGCGGTCTTTCTCTACGCGGCCGAGTTTTTTTAGACCGTCCCTTCAGACTGAACCTTATATTTTAGTGCCTAGTGTTATGTTATCTTTTCAGCCATACAATGAAGAACTCTTTGATGAATGTACTAACTACTAAGCTGTATGTCTTTTGCAAATATGATAATCTAGATTGGCAAGACAAAAGTATTCCTTCGTGCTGGTCAGATGGCTGAACTTGATGCTCGTAGAAATGAAGTGCTAGGGCGTTCAGCTAGCATGATTCAGAGGAAAGTGCGTTCATTCTTGGCACAGAAGAATTTCATTGCATTGCGAAGATCAGCTTTACAAATCCAGACAGTTTGTCGCGGTGAGCTTATTTTGTTCTCCTATTTGTTATATTAACCAGTCTATTTATCACAACCTTTTTTTTCATGAAGCTCCTTTGATGTGACTTTGCTTAACTCTTTATAGGTGAACTTGCAAGAAGAGTTTATCACAACCTCCAGAGAGAAGCTGCTTCACTCAAGATCCAGACTTTGTACCGTATGTATACTGCCAGAAAAGCGTACAACGAACTTTCTGCTTCAGCAGTTACCATTCAATCAGGATTGCGCGGCATGTGCGCGCGTAAAGAGCTCCACTTCAGAAGACAAACAAGAGCTGCAATCATCATCCAGGTAATATTACATAGAAACCAATCATGCTAACGGCAACAAGCAATGAACTACTATAAGGAAATAACAGTTATGACAAATTTATGCCCCGGCCTATTCTGGATATAATGACCACTCTGCCACTCTGAAACATACAATGTTAACTTTACTGGTTGAATATCTAAGACAGCACTTCTAAGTTTTCACATGATGAGTGGCTGGATCTTTTACCTGTGTAGAGAGCTAGAGAAGCCATTGAAATTTGTGAAAGTTGGTTTTATTAATATTGTCTCTATACAATTAGAAATAGAACGAAATTTGTTTATGAGAAAATATTCATTTAGTGCATCTATGACGTCGTTAAACGTTTTAACGAAGACATTTAATTGACAAACATGCTTCCATTCTCGTTTTAATGTGTACCTAGTACCTACCATGATATCGACCCGCTACACACTTACCCTTTCTATATAATTGGATTGTGCCACACTTTCTTTCAAACATGGTACATGTCTTGATGAAGTAGCATATACACTGTATAGGTGATGATCCTTGTTATCTCCTGTCAACAGTTAAGGTCAAATGTTCCTGACCTTTGTGTATATTCATATTTCTATTCCAGAGTCGCTGCCGTCAATTCTTGGCGAGATTGCATTATTCAAGAACAAAGAAAGCTGCAATTACTACACAGTGTGCGTGGAGAGGGAAGGCTGCTAGAAAGGAGCTCCGCAAGCTCAAAATGGTAAGGTCAAGCACAGTGGGTGGCAGGCAATTTTGTTCTACCAATGTTATTTCTGTGGCATATACATATTTCTCATCTCAACTCAACTGTTTTCTTGTTCATATTACTGTTTATTAGGCTGCCCGGGAAACTGGTGCATTGCAAGCTGCCAAAAATAAACTTGAGAAACAAGTTGAGGAGCTCACGTGGCGGCTACAGTTGGAGAAGCGCATGCGAGTGAGTTTTATACAGTAAAGTTTACAATTCTCACCAGGTGCATGCTATCCCAAGCATTGTTGTCACTGAGATCGCACCTTGTGGTCTTACATGCTCCATTCCCTCCTTCTAGTTCTAGTACATGAGGGGTTACTTGTTAAGTCTTCTTTGATGATGTGCTTGAAAAGGCTGTTGGTCATACCATTTTCTGTTGAAATGTATAAGTGGGTTGTCTACCTTCTTCCGatagcttaagcttttgggttgaactggttagtgtGTTCACTCTAACATGGACCAAGAGCTGGTTAGTGTGTTCACTCTAACATGGTACCAGAGCCAAAGTTTTTTTAGTATGAATCCTGACAGAGGCTTTATTTGTGCCTCTGCCCCCTTCATTTTCACGTTTGTGCCTTTCTCTCTGGCTGTATGTGAATGAGGGTGTTGAAGTGTTATAAGTAGATTGCCTACCTTCTCTTAatagcttaagcttttgggttgaacttaTTAGTGCGTCCACTTAACATTTTCTATAATCGTTGCATAATTTCTGTGATAATAACCAAACTTATTTGAAATTAGAGGGTTGTCTTATCCTCTTAACAGTAAAATGTGTAGATTTGTAAATTTACTTATATAGAATACATGATGTATGTATTCTTGTTTTCTGCAGGCTGATCTCGAGGAAACTAAATCACAAGAAAATGCAAAGTTGCAAGCTGCATTGCAGGAGGTGCAACAACAGTACAAAGAAACAAAAGAAATACTAGTACAGGAGAGGGAAGCAGCCAAAAAGGCTGCAGAGATAGCTCCAGTTATTAAAGAGGTCCCTGTTATAGATACAGAGCTAATGAATaagcttagagatgaaaatgacaaACTGAAGGTGAGACCCGAACATGCTTTTATATTTTCTAGGAGACACCATTTCCTTTTCAGTTCTGTTAGTTTTTGTCCATGCTTATGTTTATGTCACCTTTTCTGTCCATGCTTATGTTTATGTCACTTTTTCTGCCATGCTACAGACTATGGTCAGTTCGCTTGAAAAGAAGATCGATGATACTGAAAAGAAATATCAAGAAACAAGCAAAATCAGTGAGGATAGGCTCAAACAGGCAATGGATGCTGAGACTAAAATCGTTGACTTGAACATGGCAATGCTAAGGTTTTCTATTTTCCTAATCACTGCAAGATACATTTGACATTTTCTGCTTTTAACTATGTTTTAGGTTACACTTTGTTTACTTGCATTCTTTCGCTGAAAACTGGACATGTTTCTTTTATCTGCTTCAGGCTTCAAGAGAAAATATCCACCATGGAATCTGAGGAGAAAGTGCAAAGACAAGCGCTTCTAAGCACGCCAGTCAAGAGCATGTCTGAACATTTGTCAATTCCAATTGCTCCAAAGGCACATGTAATGTATTGATTGGAAAATGATGGTTTTTACTATTgaatttctttttttttctttactCAATTCTTCTGTTTTCTTTTTTACTCAGCATTTGGAGAACGGCTTTCATGAGGTTGAAGGACTTAAGGTTTGAAGTTTTTCCATCTTAGTATCTACCTTTTGTCTCTGAACTTTCATTTATGCTCATAATTTTtgttctcaattataacttttCAGGAACCCCAAAGTGCACCTCCTGCTATTAAGGAATATGGGAACGGTGATCCTAAGAtgaaaaaatctattgttgacagACAACTTGTATGTCACCAAAATTTTATGTTTAAATTGCTTGGGTAAACATGGTTGTCTGAAAGTTATCTTTTTTGTAGGAAAACGTGGATGCACTCATTGAGTGTGTAGGGACAAACCTTGGATACTGTGCAGGGAAGCCAGTTGCTGCTATTACCATATACAAATGTCTTCTTCATTGGAAATCATTCGAGGCAGATAAGACTAGTGTTTTTGACCGTCTCATTCAGTTAATAGGATCTGCTATCGAGGTAATCTGGCACTGGAGATTTTAGTCATGACACTGAAACTTGAAAGTACCAAAATTGACCATTAAGAAAATAAACAAGCCATCCTTTTGCCCTTTCCGCCTTTGTTGATGAAGATAAGATTTACTCTCCGCATGGAACAATGCAGATGTGTGAAAAATGGGCATATTATAATGTAGAGATATTTTTTTCCCACACCGGTAAAAAACTAATTTTCGTTACGGTAGTAACGAATTTACAGAGTTCAAAACATAACATTCAGACCAAATGAAGCAAAGCTGATCACCCTGATACTGAACACCCAGGGAACAGTCATCAGGGGATAAATTATACTGTAGATATTTAAATCACCTATATTGTTTCTCCAACCTAACACATTCATGTTACTGAAGAGATAAGCCATGACACGCTTAAACTGTTGGTAAGCATGTTTGTTTTTAAATTTAGGCTGCTGCTATTTTTTTATGATTTTGGAAGCCAGTCACAGTGCTTTTGAGTTTTACAAGTGGCAAGTTTATTTTTCTGTTCTTTCTGCGACACTCACTTTGTCCAGTGTTTGATGCAGAACGAGGATGACAATGACAACCTTGCTTACTGGCTCTCCAATACATCTAGCTTATTGTTCCTACTGCAGAGAAGTCTCAAGGCTGCTGGTGCTCCTGGTAGCGTTTCACGAAAGAAACCTCCTCAACCAACATCATTATTTGGAAGAATGGCCCAAGTACGCTACTGACCTTTGGCACTTGAAAACTGAATTAATGAGTTGGAGAATATGACGTAACATAAATCCATTTGTCTAGGGCTTGCGTTCTGCATCTTTTGCCAACATGCATGTTGAAGCGACAGATGTTGTGCGCCAAGTTGAGGCCAAATATCCTGCCTTGCTTTTCAAGCAGCAGCTAACTGCttatgtggagaagatatatggaATCGTCCGAGACAATATTAAAAAGGAATTATCATCTTTGATTTCGCTATGTATCCAGGTAGCATATCTTATCTGTAGTTTCTTTACTGCTTGTTGACAAATTCATATTTAACATTTGGTTCTAAACATGTGACTCAAAAAGACTTATAGTTTATGATAAACTGTTTATCACCTTTGATTTCTTTTAATCACAAGGCTCCAAGAACAATGAAAGCTAGCATGCTGCGAGTTTCTGGACGATTATCCAGTCAATCTCAGAGTCAGAGCAACCACTGGCAGAAAATCATTGAGAGCTTGGATAAGCTCTTGAAGATACTGCAAGATAACCATGTATGTGTCTCATTGTTTCCATATGATTCACTTGTGCTGATCTGCTGGATGTCTGTTCACCGTTGCCTTGTTAATCCTCAGGTGCCTCCGGTTTTAGCTCAGAAAATATTTACCCAGATATTTTCATACATTAATGTCCAGCTATTCAACAGGTGCACTTATTTTTCAGTGTCTTGACTTTCATGTTTGTGGAAACTAGCATGGTCAATGGTCGTGGTTTTGTTCTGCAGTCTATTGCTTCGTCGTGAGTGTTGCTCCTTCAGCAACGGAGAGTATGTTAAGGCTGGTCTAGCTGAGTTGGAGCTGTGGTGTGCAAAGGCAACAACTGAGGTGATCCACTTTCTGCGGTAGCttgctttattttattttattgatTAGCACTGAAGTTTTGTGGTTACAGTATGCAGCATCTTCATGGGATGAGCTCAAGCATATCAGGCAGGCTGTTGGATTTTTGGTATGACCAGTTCTACCAAATTATGCATTCTAATATATTCACGCTGAGACTCTAGATACAGTTATGAGATCAATTGAGTTTTATATTCATAGTTTGGACAGGAGACGAACACAACAATTTCTGTAGTTTGATCTTGAGTTTAAACTGTTGTTCCCTTTTTTAGAGGCAGACTCATGTATTGTTGATATTTTTTCAGGTTATATTCCAGAAGTTCAGAATATCTTATGATGAGATAGTCAATGACCTATGTCCGGTAAAATCTTAGTTCTCAAGGATACATTTAATGTCGAATCTCTCGTATTGCTCTCTCTCTACTTTGTTTCACTAGCAGAGTATAGAGGCATCTTTTTCTAATACATGTCCTATTGTTTATGCTTTCAGATCTTGAGTGTTCAACAACTGTACAGAATATGTACACAATACTGGGATGACAAGTATAATACCCAAAGTGTTTCATCAGACGTGAGTTCCTTTTTATGAAGAGCTTCACCATGATATATGCAATCTTATTTCTTGTCGTAGTTCTATTTGATGGGTTGAAAAGTATAAAACTTCAAATTTTCTAGCTGTATGGAATTGCTATATGCTGAAACTCACTGCTCAACAGTCAACAGTAGAGATGTGATTTCTTTTTTGTTAAAAAGTAGTAGCGCTGGCTGCCTATGCTGGATTTTTTTTACACGGAATGGGGAAATAAAAGTAACTGGGCCATCTATTGTTTCAGGTTCTTAGTAACATGCGGGTGCTAATGACAGAGGATTCTAACAGTGATGAAAGCGGTTCGTTCTTGTTAGATGATAATTCGAGGTAACATTAAGTAAAGTTTTATTAAACTGTGGGATTGTTATATTGCTTTGATGATTATGGTCAAGATGACAATCTCGGTCTTTATGCAGCATCCCGTTCTCCGTGGATGATATCACCAACTCAATGCAGGAGAAGGACTTCACGGATATCAAACCGGCTGATGAGCTACTCGAGAACCCTGCCTTCCAGTTTTTACAGGATTAGCGCTAGTGAAGTCCTCGAGCATTTTATGCTGCTAGATATCTTGTCAGATCATTTATTGATTTGTTGTATATTTTTTGGATCCTTTCTACCACATGTGCCTTTTTTTAGTTATCTTATCCTTTTGAGCTAGCTTTTGTAAAAATTCATATAGGTATTTGTTAGGGTTGGGATGGGATTCCGCCCTTACAGTTAGAAAAGGCCTTATCTTTTAAAGCGGGGCAAATGATTCTTTGTAGGGCAACATGAAATCAATCTTTTTACCCAAGGGTGTGGTGAGAAGGGGTAGATGCAATGTTTGTAGCCTCCCAGTTATAGATTGTGTAAATTATATACTGTAAATCAACAGTGCAATGGAAAAGAAAGGAAAGCTATATAGCAAGTGCAGTTATGTTGTCATCTTTTGTCTTGTGCTGAACAATTCGATCTTAGGGTTTATGTAATCATGTGTAGCTTTTGTTCATGCAATGACGCAACAGAGGCAATCCTCGATGATCAGAGAGGCAGAGACCACGATGGTGACTTCCTGGCTGCTTCTAGGCACGGACACCATAGGACCACTGATCTAGAACTTGCAGAGGCAACCGCTCTCGGATTACCTGTTCGTTTCGTCTCAAAAATTGAATTTAAGGCTGTCTCTAGCATCGTCGTAATGCAAAACATTGTTCTATACTGTAGGTAACATTATTTATAGAGTAGAATTTAAAATAGAAGGTGAGATAAGATAATGAGATAGAAGGCTGTTGGATATAGCCtaacaaggtgataattgcatctGATTGTTTTTCTTTGATGCAAAAGCTCCAATCAAATAGAAGGAACCGCTCTCTGGTGGCTTCCACCATCCGTAGCATCAAGCAAGTGAAGAATTAATGTATCGTTTTCGACTTTATTCATGTCAGTAGTATTATAGATGTGTTGATATAGGATAGGGTTTGTTGATGCAAGGATTTTGTTGGTTTTAGTAATTGAATAGTAACTTAGGTAAACTAATATGTGTTTAGGTTGGGATGAATAGACGATTAAGGTTTTGTGGAAGCACTCGCGTAACTGCTCAAGGCTGTGGCGGTGGAGGAAGATGCTCACGTATGTTGCAGCGGCGGTGGAAGCTTTTGAGAGTTGGTTTGCGAAACCCTAATAGCTACAAGCGGTTTTCATTATAACCCACGAAGGAATGTGAAGTGTCACGCGAATCTAAAGCTAGAAGTTGGGGCTGAAAGCTGAAGCGATATGCAAAATCTAAAATACCAGTCCAATGGGTTTTATCGAATTGTGAACATTAGAAGGCCGAGTCATAGACTCAGGGACTACATTCCGATAAAGGTAACTCGGTTACCATGGAGGACAACTTGGAGCATCTACTCCTAAGTATTAACAAGCGAGAATCGATGATCATAGTACGACTTGATGGCTACTATTAAGGATATATAATATTGGCGGTAGCTCAGACGTTCCAACAAAGAAGACGTTAAACATACAAACTTGGACTCGGTCGAGGGACTTGGACACCAGGAGTAGTAATTGCAGCATGTAAGGGAAGACTAAGATTTATGATAAGCGTGATATCTTTTTAAAAGTAGCATATCCCTATTTACAAGGAAATTCACATGCAAAGATAGAGATAAGTCTCCTTGCTTTTAGGTGGGGATCGGCTAGACTGATCTCCATCCTTCTTATCTAGCTAATAGCTGGATAGGCTTTCTATAACAAACCTGTCGGGTGTCATAATTATGGATATCCGGATTATGTCCCTAAGCATACTTAACACCTAATTAATAAAAAATCATAAGACACGTCCCCGCGGTCAGGCAGGGTTGAATCACGATTCGTCTGAGACCCCGCTCGACAGTCGCTCGAAACTCCGTCTTGCCCAAGCCCTTCCTCGGACAAAGGCAACGCTCGGGTGAAATCCTCGTCTTGCCCATGGAATGGCTGTTTCCACCTCGCCCGTCTCGGACAGGAGGACTACCCTGAGCCCAGCTTCAGTCAGGTCACAGACGtgcgcatttaatgcatcgtTTCAGATATATACCTCATGTGACGTCGTAGAGCGATGGAACCGCGGCCCCATCCACTTTCACCAACTACGATGACGCACGCCTAAGAATAATGACCACTGCTCCCCCACTCTGGTCACTGTTCCCGAACAACTCCGGATGGGACATGCACACGTATGAGCACCGCATCACCCTCGTCAGAGAATTTTACCTCGCCCTTGCTCGGCTTCGGCTAATAGCCTTGGCAACAACTCTCCGTGAATCTCACAGGAGGCCACTACTGCAAATATATTAACCCCTCCTTGCACGAATGCATGCCTCGAGGCAGGCTCGACCAAGGTCTCGGGATGGACCTCCATCTCCTAGATAACATCGACGAAAGGACGCCACCAACTCCTCCACGAAGAATGCTGACAACAGGATGGCTACAGAAAGTTGCAGGGCCAATGTCAAGTCTGCTTTACGCCATGCGGAGCGAATTACCATGTGCTTTTCACCATACTTATCATTGtttctgtaaggaaaatggaccccgggccatttggctaagtgattttagtgtttgatgatcaacataaccttgtggactaataagtttgctagtgtttgtatttatagttcacaggatgcgaagaggaatggactaaggcactgaggatgcaacacctcaaaagaagacctaaaagatgtgtaaaagtccaagactcaagaacaaaagtgaaagtcgcctagagggggagtgaataggcgaGACCTAAAAAATATAAACTTTGACCACACACTTCACCCGtgattagggttagaaataaataatgttGAATTCGGAGTGcagaagatagttcttcttgctatgagttgctcaaccaatgcggataacttttggagctaactcaaaataatatgagcaagagaactttagagagacaggagagggaagaaacaaattgaGTGATGAGGATCACAACAAataaacacggtgatttgtttccagaggttcggttccaaggaacctactccccgttgaggaggccacagagGCCGGATCTAttctaaccctttccctctctcaaccggCCACTTAgatcggtcgagtgcttcttcttgatcacacgggtcactaagaccccgcaaggatcaccacacaattaggtgtctcttgctagctttacaaagcacttagaaagattagagtgagaagaaggcaatccaagcaacaagagcaacaaaagaaacacgaatcaccctctctcaagtcactaagcacttgatttgattttggagcttggagaggatttgatcctttGATTGTATCTTGGGGTGTATGTCTTTGCTCTACTATTGAATGAGAAGGTTGGaaggcttggatggcttgaatggaggtggttggggggtatttataacctctaaccacttcctagccgttggctgactttgctgtcgatgggcacaccgaacagttcggtggtgcaccggatatggcactgttcactgtctggtgcgtgccacatcagccgaccgttggggtttggagttgttgaccgttgaagtcatttgtcctcttgcggcaccggacagtacaATGTGTTCTGACTTTGCAGACTCGCTCTGACTTCTGACAGTCAGACTGTACTGCAGTCGATCATTGGTGAAGTTGACCTTTGctctgttggctcaccagacagtccggtgctacaccggaaagTATGGTGAATTTTAGTAGAGAGGCTCTGAGAaaccccgagagcggccagttcgtgaGGTGCTTTGGCctaggcaccggacaatgtctggtgcgccacagaCTGCGCCAAATCTTatatgctccaaactttgtagaattcCCCAAATCAATTTGTTGCCTGTTAattgtgaactttatgcacctgataaAAACATTCACTAGGcaagctagttagtccatatggtttgtgattgacgtcaaacaccaaaatctattataggaaatggtgaggccatttcccttttaaAAAGAAGTCCAAAAGAAACAATGAAGAAATAcatgaagtgggcagtcagccagcgctctagtggcgcacctgacagtgaacagtacctgtccgatgtgcacccgaTTGTTCGGTGTGGCACCGGGCAACCTGCGCAAAGAGCCCGCAACCAGGGACTCTTGGGACTGTAG is a genomic window of Zea mays cultivar B73 chromosome 5, Zm-B73-REFERENCE-NAM-5.0, whole genome shotgun sequence containing:
- the LOC100126801 gene encoding myosin-6 isoform X1, yielding MRPFACTRLPGLGILYSVFHLTHIGGRGVRRSFNVKLCFLQAAQASIAAGSQVWVEDPGVAWIDGEVVKVNGDTVTVRCSNDKTVTVKASNVHAKDPEEAPCGVDDMTKLAYLHEPGVLQNLKARYDMNEIYTYTGNILIAVNPFRRLPHLYDTQMMQQYKGAEFGELSPHPFAVADVAYRLMRNEGISQSILVSGESGAGKTESTKMIMRYLAYMGGKAASEGRTVEKQVLQSNPVLEAFGNAKTVRNNNSSRFGKFVEIQFDQKGKISGAAVRTYLLERSRVCQISDPERNYHCFYMICAAPPEERERYKLGDPSTFHYLNQSNCIKLEGLDESKEYLETRKAMDIIGISSEEQEAIFRVVAAILHLGNVEFAEGDDGDSSKPKDEKSLSHLRTAAELFMCDEKALKDSLCQRIIVTRDENIVKTLDPEAAKGSRDALAKTVYSRLFDWLVNKINNSIGQDPNSKCLIGVLDIYGFESFKTNSFEQFCINLTNEKLQQHFNQHVFKMEQEEYTKEEINWSYIEFIDNQDVLDLIEKKPGGIIALLDEACMLPRSTHETFAQKLYQTYKNHKRFAKPKLSRSDFTICHYAGDVTYQTELFLDKNKDYVVAEHQALLSASKCAFVSGLFPFLSEDSSKSSKFSSIGSRFKQQLQSLLETLSATEPHYIRCVKPNNLLKPAIFENQNVLQQLRCGGVMEAIRISCAGYPTRRTFYEFIDRFGILAPDVLSGSSDEVSAVRRLLDKIDLQGYQIGKTKVFLRAGQMAELDARRNEVLGRSASMIQRKVRSFLAQKNFIALRRSALQIQTVCRGELARRVYHNLQREAASLKIQTLYRMYTARKAYNELSASAVTIQSGLRGMCARKELHFRRQTRAAIIIQSRCRQFLARLHYSRTKKAAITTQCAWRGKAARKELRKLKMAARETGALQAAKNKLEKQVEELTWRLQLEKRMRADLEETKSQENAKLQAALQEVQQQYKETKEILVQEREAAKKAAEIAPVIKEVPVIDTELMNKLRDENDKLKTMVSSLEKKIDDTEKKYQETSKISEDRLKQAMDAETKIVDLNMAMLRLQEKISTMESEEKVQRQALLSTPVKSMSEHLSIPIAPKAHHLENGFHEVEGLKEPQSAPPAIKEYGNGDPKMKKSIVDRQLENVDALIECVGTNLGYCAGKPVAAITIYKCLLHWKSFEADKTSVFDRLIQLIGSAIENEDDNDNLAYWLSNTSSLLFLLQRSLKAAGAPGSVSRKKPPQPTSLFGRMAQGLRSASFANMHVEATDVVRQVEAKYPALLFKQQLTAYVEKIYGIVRDNIKKELSSLISLCIQAPRTMKASMLRVSGRLSSQSQSQSNHWQKIIESLDKLLKILQDNHVPPVLAQKIFTQIFSYINVQLFNSLLLRRECCSFSNGEYVKAGLAELELWCAKATTEYAASSWDELKHIRQAVGFLVIFQKFRISYDEIVNDLCPILSVQQLYRICTQYWDDKYNTQSVSSDVLSNMRVLMTEDSNSDESGSFLLDDNSSIPFSVDDITNSMQEKDFTDIKPADELLENPAFQFLQD